A window from Zingiber officinale cultivar Zhangliang chromosome 7A, Zo_v1.1, whole genome shotgun sequence encodes these proteins:
- the LOC122000282 gene encoding peroxidase 19-like codes for MLRREGQEEGGADPPPALARLLRPQVERIVASVTAQSFCERPATGAAVIRLFFHDCFVEGCDASVLIAPSAGGGREGAAPAVERDVDENRSLQEEAFETIEMAKEAVERQCPGVVTCADILAVAPRDFVHLVYFLLLLFLKPFFFV; via the exons ATGCTGCGAAGGGAAGGGCAAGAGGAGGGCGGCGCCGATCCGCCACCAGCCCTCGCTCGACTTCTACGCCCGCAGGTCGAACGGATCGTCGCCTCCGTCACCGCACAGAGCTTCTGCGAACGCCCAGCCACCGGCGCCGCCGTTATCCGCCTCTTCTTTCATGACTGCTTCGTCGAA GGGTGCGACGCGTCGGTGCTGATCGCGCCGAGCGCCGGCGGCGGGAGAGAGGGAGCGGCCCCAGCGGTGGAGAGGGACGTGGATGAGAACAGGAGCCTGCAGGAGGAGGCGTTCGAGACGATCGAGATGGCGAAGGAGGCGGTGGAGAGGCAGTGCCCCGGCGTGGTCACGTGCGCTGACATCCTCGCCGTCGCCCCCAGGGACTTCGTTCACTTGGTATATTTTCTACTTCTGCTATTTTTAAAGCCTTTTTTTTTTGTCTGA